In Gossypium arboreum isolate Shixiya-1 chromosome 5, ASM2569848v2, whole genome shotgun sequence, a single genomic region encodes these proteins:
- the LOC108452591 gene encoding protein NEGATIVE GRAVITROPIC RESPONSE OF ROOTS-like has translation MKFFGWVQNKLNGKPGRSKPQTDSATNYMKQEPRQEFSDWPHGLLAIGTFGNNNDMIENPPSQNTARQDPFDIREEHEPSSSEDLHEFTPEEVGKLEKELTKLLSRKPASDVKKELANLPLDRFLNCPSSLEVDRRISNAVCSDSGDKSDQEDIDRTISVILGRCKDICAEKNKKSIGKKSLSFLLKKMFACGSGFSPAPSLRDVLQESKMERLLRVMLHKKICNQNPSGASAVKKYLEDRQSPKRRNKLNNEDETQERKSEDGYKWVKTDSEYIVLEI, from the exons ATGAAA TTCTTCGGTTGGGTCCAAAATAAGCTTAATGGGAAACCGGGGCGCAGTAAACCACAAACAGATTCTGCTACTA ATTACATGAAACAAGAGCCTCGACAAGAGTTCAGCGATTGGCCTCATGGATTGTTGGCTATAGGAACATTTGGCAACAATAATGACATGATAGAAAATCCTCCATCCCAAAACACCGCCCGACAAGATCCGTTTGATATTCGCGAGGAACACGAGCCGTCCTCATCGGAGGATTTACACGAATTTACGCCCGAAGAAGTCGGGAAACTAGAAAAGGAATTAACCAAACTCTTGTCCCGAAAACCGGCTTCTGATGTTAAAAAGGAACTAGCAAATCTACCATTGGATAGGTTTCTTAACTGTCCATCGAGCTTGGAAGTTGATAGGAGGATTAGCAATGCGGTTTGCAGTGATTCAGGGGATAAATCAGATCAAGAAGACATTGATCGAACCATTAGTGTTATCCTCGGCCGATGCAAAGACATTTGCGCTGAAAAAAACAAGAAATCGATCGGCAAAAAATCGCTTTCTTTCCTTTTGAAGAAGATGTTTGCTTGCGGCAGTGGATTTTCACCTGCCCCGAGCTTGAGAGATGTGCTGCAAGAATCGAAAATGGAGAGG CTTTTGAGGGTAATGCTTCACAAGAAGATTTGCAATCAGAACCCTTCTGGAGCATCAGCTGTGAAGAAATATTTAGAAGACAGACAGTCTCCGAAAAGgcgaaataaattaaataatgaagATGAAACCCAGGAGAGGAAGAGTGAAGATGGATATAAATGGGTGAAGACAGATTCTGAAT ATATTGTTCTGGAGATCTAA